The window acCAACAGTTTTTGTCGAAGACAGAGTTTTTATACCACAAGCTGGACTccaggtttatcaaacagcagattactataatcatttcctgctattgcacctagtctattccactggtccatcaccctatttcttagccaataccagacagttttgatgactgatgctttataatataattttagatcaggtgggctaagctaccttcttttgaactttttttcattgaatccctggaaattcttgactttttatttttattggatagcagtttttttctttacccctcccCCTTTTTAACCTTCTCATTtcttgtccaaattttctttttagatctggtattttcatcaggaactgatggaattcttccatttcattaaatgtccatattttcccctgaaagagaagtctcagctttgctagatagtggattcttggctgcattccaagctcctctgctctttggaatatcttgttccaggcccttcgatcccttaatgttgatgcatccaggtcctgcataatcctcactgtggctccatagtatttaaattgttttttttctggacacttgcaggattttctcttttagttcttcttctgatagttctggaatttgcccaaaattccttggtgttttcattttaggatctctctctctccagaggggatcaatgtattctttcaataattattttgccctctggtttcatggtatcagggcagttctccatcactaaatactgtaatattaagtctaggatttttttctcttcaatgttttcagaaagaccaataattctcaggttgtccctcctcgcTATTCCCAGGTTCAgcggttttgccaatgaggtattttacattttcttctattttttctattttttggttttgtttaacagactcttgctgtctcatgaagtcattagtttccacagactccattctttttttttagagaattttcttcttcttcatttaccttttacaactccttttcaattggccaattatatttttgtaattttccatttgaccaattaggttttgagagaattgttttcttgtggcaaagtgttaattttctctcccaagtttcccaattgatttttaaactacttccttatttcttcaaggaagtctttctatgctagagagcaggtcatattctcctcagaggttctagctCTATCTGacttagtgtcttttccttccaagaatttttctacaGACCCTCCTTTGCACTGGCCTTTCTCAATTCTCCTAAGACCTTGCATTGgtaaggggctggttcacagaggtttggtcttgggattcctagaggctttattcactgagtatAATATCTTCAGCTGGACAGTAGGTggtgctagaggatttgctcactgattattatatctccagctggccagttgggcatgctagaggttttgctcactgagtttaatatttacagctggccagtaggggatgctggttgctttctctggagtgtctgtgaccttgattgaggccctctcccttgacctagagggagtggttgaagctgttaaatacttttgacTTTTTAATGAGGTCATTACTCTCCCTGTTCACAGCCAAACTGATTCTGCTCCTCagccttagcctggggcagaagtagtcctaattgtgtttgttctgggaagaggcttcaggtGAAATAGAGGTGtgaactctgagttcctcagggtcagaggagcccagagatgaagtctgcagctctcctgcaccagaactctccctctaGTCCTGCCGGTGAACTCCTGAAGTTCAGCGCCAACAcgaatgcctctgctccctagctgaCCAGAGCCCCCCAGCCGACCAGGCTTTATCCCGACCTCCTGATCAAGCCTCAGCTTCCTGGGCTCCAGCCCcactgctaatcaggctaatccatgGCTAATACAGTTTCCCAGGCTCCAACTGGTCTATGCTCCCCTCagagtccaccctctgtgcccagactcacccaggatctctgaagacaaatcctgaggtggatgttctcctggcttttctttatgggttctgtagatcagatttctgttaagaggtttgtttcatattatttatgagggaataTCAAAAGACTttagaacagtgcctgtcttctctctgccatcttgtccagAAGACCAAGTGATATTATCTTAATTCCCAATTTAATAGTCTCTGCCACATCATCCGTAATGGATACTATTTAGTTAAaacaaggaaatggtaaacccaGAAACTTCTTTTCCAGGCCTTTATATGAATTCAATACCTGTGATTACTCAAGTATGGGAACTCGCTATAATGAGATAAATTGGCAATTCCTCTATTTCTCATGGGCTTAGATAGCTGCTGGGGCTCTGAAAagatgagtgacttgcccaagaccacagggTTTATACTCatcaaaagcagaatttgaacccaggtttttgaGTCAAAGACCAGCCCTTTTTTTACTCTCCTGCACTGTTTCTCCCAATCAGTGTCTCTATAAACAGTGAGAACTTCCCCCTGACCAACAACCTGAGAGACatacaaacagacagacagacagaggaatagagaaagggaggggaagggaagacaaaaagaatgggaaagagtGATGGGGATAAAGAGCTATCTACACACATAGTAACACATAAACATTCTATGACATAGTTTCACAATATTGACAGCATATTATAAACACTTACATATCAACTTTGTTTACTCTAAAGTAATAATAGAAAGAGAACTACATTGAGAGGCAAACCTGAGTGTGAACCTGTGTTCTACTATTTGTGTATCCTGGGGGCCTTCACATCCAACTTGCAGACTAGCTGGGAGAGTTGGGATATGGTATCCCAGGAactaaggaaaaaagggaaggggacaGATTCATCTTCTCTTTGATTGGCTcatcttctctcttttcattaaAGCCAATAATAGGACAGGTCAGAAAACTCATGCAATCAGTCTTCTTTAGgttgaagggagagagaggatgTCTCCAACGAGGGGAGGGATGGTTCTGTTCTGTCCATCCATGATTAGACCATCTCTGGTTTGTTGGACTGTCGAGTTCAGGATAACATAGCTTTAGGAAGGTATTGGTTCAACCCCtggaaatatttcagaaaaaggtAACTTGTGTGAGGAAAGGCCTCAAGATCATACCACAGAAGAaccagttgaaggaactgagcaGCTGGGGCTAAATGAGAGAGGACTCAGGGGATATGAGCCATCTTCATGTAGGCAAAGGCTGTCACATGGAAGAGGCATCAGAACTGGTCTGCCAATGGACAGAACTAAAAGGAATGGGTGAAAGACTATCGTTTTTAGCTGTGACAATGAGAGGTTTGCAAAGATGACTGGACCATCTCAGGAGGTAGTCTTTTTCTCAACAGTACTGATGGCAACCAATGTTCAGCCTGCAGGAAGTGATTCAGAAGCTCAATCTGAGAGGCCACGAAATTGTTATCCTGACACCAGAGTTGTCCATGAGCATCAAGTTCTCAAAACTCCTGTGCTCCttgtcaatcaacaaatatttattataccaTGCTTTGTGCTAAGACTAGCTGGTCAACTGGTTCCCTTCAAATTTTGAAATTCTACTACCCTTCTGCCAAGGATACCCATCTGAAGCCCCAAACAAATTTCTCAAGAGAGCAGGGAACTAGTGAGATagggagacaggaaggaaagGGGCTCAGAAGAGAATTGAATACCCCCTGAAAGACAAGGAGAAGGAGAACACAGACCTAGCCCAAGAGAAATCTGGAGCACATCATTGATAGAGGGAACTCTTAAATGAGGAATTGTTCTCTCCCAAAGTTGCTGGAACTTCAAATCATCTCTCAATCGATCTGAGTTCAGTGAAATGCCCAGGAACCCAGAGTGACAGTGTTGCAGAGAACACTGAATTGCCATCCATCTTGTTGTACTAGATCAGAGAGCAGTTCAAACCAATTCTCTATCTTGTGAatggaacaaaaaaaagagactaaGAAAATATTCAGCTGTAGGCATAGGACAATGAATAGTTCTGTGCTTTTCACCAAGCTCTGCAAATTGTTTGTCAAAGGCTGGTTTGGGGCCATCTTTATCTAGATTTCCTGATCCCCAAAGGCCCTCTTTCTATGTAGAGACTTTATATAAACTCATGTGTCCCACATGTTGCAATCATCAGGAAAGTGTGAGCTTCTTGGGTGGGGGGATGCTTGTCTTGTTTTGATTGAGACCCCATCACTCACCGAATATAATGTACACAGTAGTACTAGGCAAGGTCTGGATTGGAGTCCATTGAGTGAGAAAAGACTTGATGTCAAAGACCACAGGCCAACTAGGAATTGGGAATTTTCCAGGCAAGATAAAATGATGAGGACTTTCACTAGGTTGGAGGCTCTGGGagtggaaaaaaggagaagaaaggaagaaagttggCGATGAAAGCAGACAGGCAAGCTCCTGGACAAGTCCTGTCCCTTCTTTAAGCATCAGATATCCCTTCTGTCAAATGGAGGGATTGAATGAGGTGACTTCTAAATCTCCTTCCACCTCAAATTTTGGAGACTGTGATTCTGTCATAAAAGAGTGATCAAGACAGTTTTGCTCTTGGTCTAGAGGATATGAGCTCAatagagagaggtagagagagagatattgaCATTCCTTTCAATGATTAATTAAGGAAATCAATCATATTTGTGGGAAACCATCAGTTCAGTCTCTCTTCCAATTATATTGTGTATAAATAGTTTTACTTCTATGATCAgaaaaagataagaacaaaattatCTAAACTGCCAGGTTATAACAGGGAACAGAGCACAGCTTATCTAGACCTTGCTCTTTCTTAGGGGTGCTGGCATTTGTAGACATGGCCCCAGGGCTCCAAGCTTGGTCCAGGGCTCTAGTGAGGTTGGCTCTCTGGGCTGCCTGTGTGGCATTTACCAAAGGTGGCAAGTTGCTGGTGATCCCCATGGATGGCAGCCACTGGCTCAGCATGCAAGAAGTCGTTCGGGAGCTCAATCTGAGAGGCCACGAAATTGTTGTCCTAACATCGGAGTTGTCCGTGCGTGTCAAGGAAGAAGATTATTTCAGTTTGAGGACTTTTCCTGTCAACTTCAGCAAAGACCATTTTCAGGAGTTAACAGAATCTCCTTTCCAGTTGACATTTGTCCCACAACCTTTTCTAAAAAGAGTTGTTGACATAATAACACTCTTTAAGAATATTTCTGACATGCATTTAAGTTTTTGTGCCGACTTAGTCTACAACAAGGAATTGATGAAGTCCTTGGGAGAGGCCCACTATGATGCCATTTTAACTGATCCTATTAATGTTTGTGGAACTCTAGTTTCCCAGTATCTGAAAATTCCAGCTGTTTTTTTCTTGAGAGGAGTTCCATGTGGGTTAGATTCAGAAAGCACTCAGTGTCCTGACCCACCTTCCTATATCCCCAGACTGGCCACAGAACTCACAGACCGGATGACATTTCTACAGCGGGTAAAGAACATTCTATACCCTTTGTTCCAGAATGTGGCGTGCCAATCATTACTGAAATCCTATGAAAACCTGGCTTCAGAACTCTTTCAGAGAGACATGACTATAGTAGATATTCTGAAGTATGGATCTGTATGGCTTTTAAGGACAGACTTTGTGATGGATTACCCTAAACCAATCATGCCAAACATGGTCTTCATTGGGGGCATCAACTGTGCCAGGTCCAAGAAGCTCTCTCAGGTTGGTGTATGATACATTATCTAACATTGCAGGTGCCACTTGGTGGGTTAATGAGAACATGTTTTTAGAGAAAAATCTGGTTAAATTTAGTTAGTCCCCAAACATTTGGTGAGGCAGGTTGCGCCAAGAAGATTGCCTTAGTATCTTTGTGACATTTCTGAATTAGGCAGAACAGTAGGATTCAGTTGAGGCCGAGGGATTCTAGTGGTTTTACTTACAAACACTTTTGCCCtgacttctttttgttttcattgcctctagttctctcttcttttgtgtccttaggaatcaggagacctgattCTGCCAGTGGCCAAATATGTGGCCATTGCTGAAGGGATTTGACTCTTCTGCACATGATTTTCCTCTTTAGTCAAATGAGAGACATGTAATGCACAAACTTGGGCTTCTTCAATGAGTCTTTGGTGTGTCCCATTTGACTCCTTTGAGGTCCGCTTAAGAAGTATTGGTGTTTTAAGCTCTTGGCCAATGATTCTAGCTCCCATAATGGTGTTCAAATTAACTTTTGGAAATCAAAGCATAATCACAAATATACAAACCTACCACCTGAACACATGGTTCTTTATTCTCTCCCCCAAAATACTACCTTAGCCTCTGGtaggagaagaggaaataagttCCTAGCTTAGCTCCCTTCCTATGAAACCAACTTCCAAGTTGAAGTTCAAACTCCTCCCCCCAGGACCCTGACCAACTTTCCTAGCCCTAACTTTTATCTTACTAAGGGTGGATATTATCTGAagattttcctaaaaaaaaggtaagaaaatttCTTACTTGGGGAAGTGCAGACATTATTGTTACCAAAAATCTAGAGATTATTGTGATCAAGTAGCTTATGTTGAAAGATTGGAATAATAATGTGGAAGGAAGGTAATCCCTCCATAAGAGGGAGCCCTTACATTTGCCAAAGTCTGTACAGATGCGAATACCAaagtgttatttctttttttaatttatttttttaagaatatgccatttttaattgtttttgaattgtacaattttccccccaatcttgcttccttccctccatcccccacagaaagcagtctgatagtctttacattgtttccatactatacattgatcaaaattgaatgtgttgagagagaaatcatatctctaaggaaaaaataaaatataagagatagcaaaattatgtaaaaagataacttattttaaaaattaaagtaaatatgcccaaagggcaacaaaagtgtgcatacccttagacccagaaataccactattgggtctataccctgaagagatgaggaaaaagggtaaaaacatcacttgtacaaaaatatttatagcagccctgtttgtggtggcaaagaattggaaatccagtaaatgtccttcaattggggaatggcttggcaaactgtggtatatgtatgtcatggaacactattgttctattagaaaccaggagggatgggatttcagggaaacctggagggatttgcatgaactgatgctgagtgagatgaacagaaccagaaaaacactgtacaccctaacagcaacatgggagtgatgttcaaccttgaaggacttgctcattccatcagtgcaacaattgggaacaaatttgggctgtctgcaaaggagagtaccatctgtatccagataaggagctgtggagtatgaacaaagtgtaaggactattccctttaatttagaaaaaaacagatagcttattgtctgatcttgttacctcttagacttctcttctctttaagggtatgatttctctctcatcacacccaaattggaacaaggtacaacatggaaacaaagtaaagactgacagagtgctttctgtggggggagtggggagggaagcaagattggggggaaatgtaaaactcaaataatatctttaataaaaataaattttaaaaaattaaagtaaatagtctttggtctttgtttaagctccacagttctttctctggaaacagatggtattcactatcagacaccccaaaattgtgccttattgttgcattgatgaaatgagcaagtccattaagatttatcatcacccccatgttactgttagggtgtatagtgttctagttctgttcatctctctcagaatcagttcatgcaaatccttccaggcttctctgaattcccatccctcctgatttctttcttttttttgaaagtgaactttaatttattatgactattattacaataattttgttataaaaataaacatgaaccccccccctcccccccaagaaaatcagaaacatccagaatagtgagagagagataaaaaaatgtacttcagtctgtgttcaaattccaatggctctgtctctggggtgagttgctttctttatcataagtccaccagagaagttgcttcaatatttttcccaccgttactattactagctgtacctccactctattcctccccactctcatttattctattctctctcttctttcatcctgtccctgtccaaaagtgtgttgaatctgagtaccctcttcctcaatcttccctctcttctatcatctattctctccttccctccccccattccccctaatcctatccttttcttctcatttttctctagggtaagatagatttctatttagtgtgtatgtaatttcctctttgagccacttctgatgagaatgaaggctcactcatccccccccccccttgctttccccctttccactccattgaaaaggctttttcttgcctcttatgtgaaatttcttagcttcttcttcatctccttttccttcctcccagtactttcctttattgcccactgactccatctttttactatgttatactattatattccactcctttctatgtcctgtctatacatgctccttctaacagctcttataaatgagaaagttcatatgagttatcagtatcttcctcccatgcaggaatacaaacaattcaagataattaagttcctcatagttagtccttctcttccaccaccaccccctttggttcaccagagtcctgtacttggagatcaaactttctgttcagctctggttgtttcagtaggaaagtttgaactTTCATTGAAagttatcttttcccctaaaagaggatgttcagttttgctgggtagttgattctcggttgtaaaccaagatcttttgccttccagaatatcgtattccaatccctatgagctcttaatgtagatgctgccagattctgtgtaatcctgactatggagcttctgtagttgaattgtttgttagaattttctctttgatttgggagtttgggaatttgactataatattcctggaagcctttcttttgggatctctttcaggaggtgactgatgaattccctcaatttctatttcaccctctgcttctaggatctcagggaaattttgctgtattacttcttgaaaaatgaagtccgggctcttttcctgattgtggctttcagatagcccaataataatttttaaattatttcttctggatctgtttttgaggtcagttgtttttccaatgagttattttacattttcttctcatttttggcttttttttggaagagttttatttcatcCTGATTTCTTggaaagtcatcagtttcctttaattCCCTTCtgtgaaggagttattttcttcagagagctttttatctccttttctagctggccaattctgctttttaaggtgttcttctcctcatttgcctttgttttgctttttccattaggcctaaactgatttttagcatatttttttcttcagtatttttttgtattttttagcaagttgttgatttggttttcatgatttatctgcatttctctcatttctcctcccaatttttcctccacctcccttaattgcttttcaaagtcctttttgagctcatccatagtctgagtttattttctgtttctcttggaggttttggatatggaagctttgattttgtcatcatctgaatagGTTGTAATGCCAGGTAAACCCATAGTTAGATTAGAAAGACTTCTTCTATGTGAAAAAGGCAGCTATgttgaatatgtgttttgatcttccatgggactaagtAATTCTCTGTGGGTCagattcctctttttctgttgtttactcatttcctcagtccaagaccaatttgcagcacttccaaggctttgaggtttttttttgggggggggacaccccactgagacctttactcctccaaggtcttatgctcttttgcctatgctttgatatgtagatgaccgcctcacttccttctgccctggagctgtaaggaggagtccagtttggctacttagtatggaagcccaaactgcaacctgtatctgagtgtgggctagcagcagagtcctatcccaagggagagc is drawn from Macrotis lagotis isolate mMagLag1 chromosome 5, bilby.v1.9.chrom.fasta, whole genome shotgun sequence and contains these coding sequences:
- the LOC141489139 gene encoding UDP-glucuronosyltransferase 1-2-like isoform X3; protein product: MAPGLQAWSRALVRLALWAACVAFTKGGKLLVIPMDGSHWLSMQEVVRELNLRGHEIVVLTSELSVRVKEEDYFSLRTFPVNFSKDHFQELTESPFQLTFVPQPFLKRVVDIITLFKNISDMHLSFCADLVYNKELMKSLGEAHYDAILTDPINVCGTLVSQYLKIPAVFFLRGVPCGLDSESTQCPDPPSYIPRLATELTDRMTFLQRVKNILYPLFQNVACQSLLKSYENLASELFQRDMTIVDILKYGSVWLLRTDFVMDYPKPIMPNMVFIGGINCARSKKLSQEFEAYVNASGEHGIVVFSLGSMVSEIPMAKAMEIAEALGTVPQTVLWRYTGKTPPNLAKNTKLVKWLPQNDLLAHPKTRAFITHAGSHGIYEGLCNGVPMVMMPLFGDQMDNAKRMESRGAGVTLNVLEMTTDDLSKALKSVINDKSYKENIMRLSALHKDRPISPLDLAVFWVEFVMRNKGAPHLRAAAHDLNWIQYHSLDVIAFLLAIVLTVVLIVVKSFKFCYRKCFGKKGKAKKATKAKSN